The proteins below are encoded in one region of Streptomyces roseirectus:
- a CDS encoding YciI family protein codes for MEFFCLHRDRSGSLPLRSRLTEAHWSYMDGYADELIARGPTFAPDGETPTGSVHIVDLPTPAAAREFAFEEPNQQAGVYRDVLLRRWRNLLGRTMWDFPGGRTGGDRYLVLALGPVEDKDLTLPGDTDELIAFGPLLSDDATIWLGTAALLRAPDPATARGVLAPHTYAETEVHAWEFGGRR; via the coding sequence ATGGAATTCTTCTGTCTTCACCGTGACCGCTCCGGCTCCCTCCCCCTCCGCAGCCGGCTGACCGAGGCCCACTGGTCCTACATGGACGGTTACGCGGATGAACTGATCGCCCGGGGCCCTACCTTCGCCCCCGACGGCGAAACGCCCACCGGCAGTGTGCACATCGTCGACCTCCCCACCCCCGCCGCGGCGAGGGAGTTCGCCTTCGAGGAACCCAATCAGCAGGCGGGCGTCTACAGGGACGTGTTGCTCCGGCGCTGGCGCAACCTCCTGGGCCGCACGATGTGGGACTTCCCGGGAGGCAGGACCGGCGGCGACCGGTACCTGGTCCTGGCCCTGGGCCCCGTCGAGGACAAGGACCTCACTCTGCCCGGCGACACGGACGAACTGATCGCGTTCGGCCCTCTGTTGTCGGACGACGCGACGATATGGCTCGGCACAGCCGCCCTCCTGCGCGCCCCCGACCCGGCCACCGCGCGCGGCGTGCTTGCCCCGCACACCTATGCCGAAACGGAGGTCCACGCCTGGGAGTTCGGCGGCAGGCGCTGA
- a CDS encoding TetR/AcrR family transcriptional regulator codes for MVFSAAQLIRRDGVAATGMREVAAHAGAPRGSLQHYFPGGKEQLVNEAVHWAGRYAGNRVARFLAALPEPTPSGLFTEMVRQWTDEYETSGYAGGCPVAAATVDRATTAPATRQAASDAFATWTGAVATALTGMGVPTNRATPLATLMISTLEGALLIARAEHSTRALTNAARELGPLLDAALPPTPVSETP; via the coding sequence ATGGTCTTCAGCGCGGCCCAGCTCATCCGGCGCGACGGCGTCGCAGCCACCGGCATGCGCGAGGTCGCCGCCCACGCCGGAGCACCCCGCGGCTCCCTCCAGCACTACTTCCCCGGCGGCAAGGAACAACTGGTCAACGAGGCCGTGCACTGGGCCGGCCGCTACGCCGGCAACCGCGTCGCCCGCTTCCTGGCCGCCCTCCCCGAACCCACCCCCAGCGGCCTGTTCACCGAGATGGTCCGCCAATGGACCGACGAGTACGAGACGTCCGGCTACGCGGGCGGCTGCCCCGTCGCCGCCGCCACCGTCGACCGCGCGACGACCGCCCCCGCCACCCGCCAGGCCGCCTCCGACGCCTTCGCCACCTGGACCGGCGCGGTCGCCACCGCCCTCACCGGCATGGGCGTCCCGACCAACCGCGCCACACCCCTCGCCACCCTCATGATCAGCACCCTCGAAGGCGCCCTCCTCATCGCCCGCGCCGAACACAGCACCCGGGCCCTCACCAACGCGGCCCGCGAACTCGGCCCCCTGCTCGACGCCGCGCTCCCACCCACCCCCGTCAGCGAGACCCCCTGA
- a CDS encoding VOC family protein, translated as MPSQPQGYTTVAPWVVTDDTGGLLDFVVRAFGGEELARVVTEDGAIGHAEVRVGDTVVLAFDRRDDWPVMPSLLRVFVADADVAVERAVEAGGRVVTPVRDSAFGQRGGRVRDPFGNVWWVVAHVEDVAEDEMWARLREPVHVEGMRVAQETLDAELSGRDRGRSSAPVRGSR; from the coding sequence ATGCCCAGTCAGCCCCAGGGCTACACCACCGTCGCCCCTTGGGTCGTCACCGACGACACCGGTGGCCTGCTCGACTTCGTCGTCCGCGCGTTCGGCGGTGAGGAGCTTGCGCGGGTGGTCACCGAGGACGGGGCGATCGGGCACGCCGAGGTGCGGGTCGGCGACACCGTCGTCCTGGCGTTCGACCGGCGGGACGACTGGCCGGTGATGCCGAGCCTGCTGCGCGTGTTCGTGGCGGACGCGGACGTCGCCGTCGAGCGGGCTGTGGAGGCCGGTGGGCGGGTCGTGACGCCGGTGCGGGACAGCGCGTTCGGGCAGCGGGGCGGACGGGTGCGGGATCCGTTCGGGAACGTGTGGTGGGTGGTGGCGCACGTCGAGGACGTCGCCGAGGACGAGATGTGGGCGCGGCTGCGGGAGCCCGTCCATGTGGAGGGGATGCGGGTGGCGCAGGAGACGTTGGACGCCGAGTTGAGCGGGCGGGACCGGGGGCGCAGCAGTGCGCCGGTCAGGGGGTCTCGCTGA
- a CDS encoding nuclear transport factor 2 family protein: MPFDHAAYEEAFNAGDDDALVERYFTEDARFCGPSVDLRGREEIRAFLHQAHDGIRETMRPQVVTRSGTHVAAEIDTDFQATEDRPDFVFGPLARGELTTVKFFVTYELDAAGEKIAALRAATWKAGQGVSPAPTRITPTAAGRRAFLDYLISLSTANTERFLLFFTDDIELTVPSVGVLRGLDAVAAFYGKMFQTVRENVTAHAVVIDEHGIALEATTRLTAVVDAPDFPGGPLRQGESVENDYFIHYRLHDGRINRIDLAPRGESQGPFVAESA, encoded by the coding sequence ACGCCGGGGACGACGATGCCCTGGTGGAGCGCTACTTCACCGAGGACGCCCGGTTCTGCGGGCCGAGCGTGGACCTGCGTGGCCGTGAGGAGATCCGGGCGTTCCTCCATCAGGCCCATGACGGCATCCGCGAGACGATGCGGCCGCAGGTGGTCACCCGCAGCGGTACACACGTCGCCGCCGAGATCGACACGGATTTCCAGGCGACCGAGGACCGGCCGGACTTCGTGTTCGGGCCGCTCGCCCGTGGCGAGCTGACCACGGTCAAGTTCTTCGTCACCTACGAGCTCGACGCCGCGGGGGAGAAGATCGCCGCGCTGCGGGCCGCGACCTGGAAGGCCGGACAGGGGGTGAGCCCCGCACCGACCCGGATCACGCCGACCGCCGCCGGACGGCGTGCCTTCCTGGACTACCTCATCTCGCTCAGCACCGCGAACACCGAACGGTTCCTCCTCTTCTTCACCGACGACATCGAGCTGACGGTGCCCTCCGTGGGCGTGCTGCGCGGACTGGACGCCGTGGCCGCGTTCTACGGGAAGATGTTCCAGACCGTCCGGGAGAACGTCACCGCGCACGCGGTGGTCATCGACGAGCACGGCATCGCGCTGGAGGCGACCACGCGCCTCACGGCCGTCGTGGACGCGCCGGACTTCCCCGGCGGGCCCCTGAGGCAGGGCGAGAGTGTCGAGAACGACTACTTCATCCACTACCGCCTGCATGACGGGCGCATCAACCGCATCGACCTGGCGCCCCGCGGCGAGTCGCAGGGACCTTTCGTCGCGGAGTCGGCATGA
- a CDS encoding AAA family ATPase: protein MEPAEQLRHVYWIGGGSGAGKSTVARRLAKREGWRLYVTDDVMHEHAGRVGADEAPFLHAFMGMSMDERWVERSPRVMFETFHWFRGEGFGLIVEDLLRLPRDRPVVVEGFRLLPHLVRPLLADPRHAVWLLPTPEFRHAAVTGRAAPGEGFVWRTSDPERAGRNLAERERMFVDRIGPEVERLGLAAVRVDLPLSEDELVLRVGALFGV, encoded by the coding sequence GTGGAGCCGGCAGAGCAGCTGAGGCACGTGTACTGGATCGGGGGCGGGAGCGGGGCGGGGAAGTCGACCGTGGCACGGCGGTTGGCCAAGCGGGAGGGATGGCGGCTCTACGTCACCGATGACGTGATGCACGAGCACGCGGGGCGGGTCGGTGCCGACGAGGCGCCGTTTCTGCACGCGTTCATGGGCATGAGCATGGACGAGCGGTGGGTGGAGCGGTCGCCGCGGGTCATGTTCGAGACGTTCCACTGGTTCCGGGGTGAGGGGTTCGGGCTGATCGTCGAGGATCTGTTGCGGCTGCCCCGGGACCGGCCGGTCGTGGTCGAGGGATTCCGGCTGCTCCCCCATCTCGTGCGGCCGTTGCTCGCGGATCCTCGACACGCGGTGTGGCTGCTGCCCACGCCGGAGTTCCGGCACGCGGCGGTGACGGGGCGGGCGGCGCCCGGTGAGGGGTTCGTGTGGCGGACGAGCGATCCGGAGCGGGCCGGGCGGAATCTCGCCGAGCGGGAGCGGATGTTCGTCGACCGGATCGGGCCGGAGGTCGAGCGGCTGGGGCTGGCGGCCGTCCGTGTGGACCTTCCGCTGTCCGAGGACGAACTCGTACTGCGGGTGGGCGCGTTGTTCGGGGTGTGA
- a CDS encoding TetR/AcrR family transcriptional regulator, whose product MDTTPTTYRKPRTDAARNRARILDTALRHFAERGAGTSLEAIAKDAGVGPATLYRHFPNREALLAAALETPAGELLSGLEELRAVEDPDEGLRQWLLALEKYLSTFTGLPAPVLAALSCDDSPLAVSCQELVAVTDEFLAAAQRDGTARATVQGRDLFLAALFLAWTGSVPVEDAALPTLRQLVETGYSTR is encoded by the coding sequence ATGGACACCACGCCGACGACGTACCGCAAACCGCGTACCGATGCCGCGCGCAACCGGGCCCGGATCCTCGACACGGCGCTGCGTCACTTCGCTGAGCGCGGTGCCGGGACCTCGCTGGAGGCGATCGCCAAGGACGCCGGCGTCGGGCCGGCGACGCTCTACCGTCACTTCCCGAACCGGGAGGCGCTGCTCGCGGCGGCGCTGGAGACACCGGCCGGGGAACTGCTGTCCGGCCTTGAGGAGTTGCGGGCCGTCGAGGATCCCGACGAGGGGCTGCGGCAGTGGCTGCTGGCCCTGGAGAAGTACCTCAGCACCTTCACCGGTCTGCCCGCGCCCGTGCTCGCGGCGCTGAGCTGCGACGACTCACCGCTCGCGGTGTCCTGTCAGGAACTCGTCGCCGTCACCGACGAATTCCTCGCCGCCGCGCAACGGGACGGGACCGCGCGGGCCACGGTCCAGGGCCGGGACCTCTTCCTCGCCGCCCTCTTCCTCGCCTGGACCGGCAGCGTGCCCGTCGAGGACGCAGCCCTGCCCACCCTGCGCCAGCTCGTGGAGACCGGGTACAGCACGCGGTGA
- a CDS encoding NAD(P)-dependent oxidoreductase produces MASVGFIGLGVMGRPMALNLARAGAPLVVWNRSPAPCEALRAAGAEVADSPGEVFERAGTVVLMLADEAAVDAVLGRGTPEFAARVAGRTLVHMGTTAPEYSGSLQDDVRAAGGRYVEAPVSGSRGPAEQGQLVAMLAGDDEAVADVRPLLAPMCREVFGCGAVPGALLMKLSVNLFLITLVTGLGEAFHFAERNGVDAGLLRDVLDAGPMASAVSRAKAAKLVEGDFGVQAGLVDVLKNTRLIAEAARKAGVASPLLDVCHALFGEAAASGYGGEDMVAVVRAIEGRTVGV; encoded by the coding sequence ATGGCGTCCGTCGGCTTTATCGGTCTCGGGGTCATGGGGCGTCCCATGGCGCTCAACCTCGCGCGCGCGGGCGCGCCGCTGGTGGTGTGGAACCGTTCGCCCGCGCCGTGCGAGGCGCTGCGCGCGGCCGGGGCCGAGGTCGCGGACAGCCCCGGTGAGGTGTTCGAACGGGCCGGCACGGTCGTCCTCATGCTGGCCGACGAGGCGGCCGTGGACGCCGTGCTCGGGCGGGGGACGCCGGAGTTCGCCGCGCGTGTCGCGGGGCGCACGCTCGTCCACATGGGCACCACCGCGCCCGAGTACTCCGGGAGCCTCCAGGACGACGTCCGTGCGGCGGGCGGGCGGTACGTCGAGGCGCCGGTCTCCGGGTCGCGCGGGCCCGCCGAGCAGGGGCAGTTGGTGGCGATGCTGGCGGGGGACGACGAGGCCGTGGCGGACGTGCGGCCGCTGCTCGCGCCGATGTGCCGCGAGGTGTTCGGGTGCGGGGCCGTGCCGGGGGCGCTGCTCATGAAGCTGTCGGTGAACCTGTTCCTGATCACGCTGGTGACGGGGCTCGGGGAGGCGTTCCACTTCGCCGAGCGCAACGGGGTCGACGCGGGGTTGCTGCGGGACGTGCTGGACGCGGGGCCGATGGCGAGCGCGGTGTCGCGGGCGAAGGCGGCGAAGCTGGTGGAGGGGGATTTCGGGGTGCAGGCGGGGCTCGTGGACGTGCTGAAGAACACGCGGCTGATCGCCGAGGCGGCGCGGAAGGCGGGGGTGGCGTCGCCGTTGCTCGACGTGTGTCACGCGTTGTTCGGGGAGGCGGCGGCTTCGGGGTATGGCGGGGAGGACATGGTGGCGGTGGTGCGGGCGATCGAGGGGCGGACGGTGGGGGTGTGA
- a CDS encoding VOC family protein — MARHDWWGVGLEAPDTRELARFYWALLGWEVAHEDDDGAAVVPPEGAVYLDFEVSDLRAAVAHAVELGARESGFQPQDHVRVLLDPAGHPFCLYKDGS, encoded by the coding sequence ATGGCGCGGCATGACTGGTGGGGTGTCGGCCTTGAGGCGCCCGATACCCGGGAACTCGCCCGGTTCTACTGGGCGTTGCTCGGCTGGGAGGTCGCGCACGAGGACGATGACGGGGCGGCGGTCGTGCCGCCCGAGGGGGCCGTGTATCTCGACTTCGAGGTCTCCGACCTGCGGGCCGCCGTCGCGCATGCGGTGGAACTCGGGGCGCGGGAAAGCGGGTTCCAGCCGCAGGATCATGTGCGTGTGCTGCTCGATCCGGCGGGGCATCCCTTCTGCCTCTACAAGGACGGGAGTTGA
- a CDS encoding MFS transporter, giving the protein MTLLSPARLLPRSYQPLFAHVEFRRLLPALAVSDLGDGMSMVAVAWLAVVIAPEGQAGFVVGAAVAAYTLPGAVGALVFGRWLRRLAPRRLLVVDSWLRAVMLGCVPVAWVAGVLHPVLYVALLAGSSVLHAWGGAGRYSLISQLLPPERRLAANALVSSSTSASIIAGPALAGLLVTFVAPAWLIGVDAVSFAVLAVQVGRSGAGGGVADAPVDAGRARDGLRLLRGQPELMGVLALTWLFNFLYGPVEVALPLHVTDDLSAGGGLLGLYWMLFGVGAVLGALAVGALRRLPLWPVTLGIVVGWGAMLLPFGLGVPVGVTLLCFALGGVIYGPFTALSFTLFQERTPAAWLTTVLAARGAALLTAAPVGTALGGPLTAAVGARGVLAGSGGVTVLLGVAACGVWLRGKRKR; this is encoded by the coding sequence GTGACTCTGCTCTCGCCTGCGCGGCTGCTCCCCCGTTCCTATCAACCCCTGTTCGCCCACGTCGAGTTCAGGCGGTTGCTGCCCGCGCTCGCGGTGTCGGATCTCGGGGACGGGATGAGTATGGTCGCCGTCGCGTGGCTGGCGGTGGTGATCGCGCCGGAGGGGCAGGCGGGGTTCGTGGTGGGGGCGGCGGTGGCCGCGTACACGCTGCCCGGGGCCGTCGGGGCGCTGGTGTTCGGGCGGTGGCTGCGGCGGTTGGCACCGCGTCGGCTGCTGGTGGTGGACAGTTGGCTGCGGGCGGTGATGCTGGGGTGTGTGCCGGTGGCCTGGGTGGCGGGGGTGCTGCATCCGGTGCTGTACGTGGCGCTGCTCGCCGGGTCGTCCGTGCTGCACGCGTGGGGCGGTGCCGGGCGGTACTCGTTGATATCCCAACTGCTGCCGCCCGAGCGGCGGTTGGCCGCCAACGCGCTGGTCAGTTCCAGCACCTCCGCCTCGATCATCGCGGGGCCCGCGCTGGCCGGGCTGCTGGTGACCTTCGTCGCGCCCGCCTGGCTGATCGGGGTGGACGCGGTGTCGTTCGCGGTGCTCGCGGTCCAGGTGGGGCGGTCGGGGGCCGGGGGCGGGGTGGCCGATGCGCCGGTCGACGCCGGGCGGGCCCGGGACGGGCTGCGGTTGCTGCGCGGGCAGCCCGAGTTGATGGGGGTGCTGGCGCTGACCTGGCTGTTCAACTTCCTGTACGGGCCCGTGGAGGTGGCGTTGCCCCTGCACGTCACCGACGACCTCAGTGCCGGGGGCGGTTTGCTCGGGTTGTACTGGATGCTGTTCGGGGTGGGGGCCGTGCTGGGGGCGCTCGCCGTGGGTGCGCTTCGGCGGCTGCCGCTGTGGCCGGTGACGCTGGGGATCGTCGTCGGGTGGGGCGCGATGCTGCTGCCGTTCGGGCTGGGGGTGCCCGTGGGGGTGACCCTGTTGTGCTTCGCGCTCGGCGGGGTCATCTACGGTCCGTTCACCGCCCTGTCGTTCACGTTGTTCCAGGAACGGACACCGGCTGCCTGGTTGACGACCGTCCTGGCCGCCCGGGGCGCCGCGTTGCTGACCGCGGCGCCGGTGGGCACGGCCCTCGGAGGGCCGTTGACCGCCGCCGTGGGGGCTCGGGGCGTGCTGGCGGGTTCGGGCGGTGTGACCGTGTTGCTGGGGGTGGCAGCCTGCGGGGTCTGGCTGCGGGGGAAGCGGAAGCGGTGA
- a CDS encoding aldo/keto reductase → MRYRVLGRTGIRVSPYALGAMMFGALGNPDHDDCVRIVHRALDAGINLIDTSDVYGHGESEEIVGRALKGRRDDVVLATKARRPMSDEPNHQGASRRWLVRALEDSLRRLDTDHVDIYQIHRPDPDTDIEETLGALTDLQRAGKIRTFGTSCMPASDLVRAHWVAERRGLARPRTEQPVYSILDRGIEREVLPVAREFGMGTLVWSPLGGGLLTGRYRKGRQAATHRTSTYDFAHLKDERRLDAVEQLIPLAEEAGLPLTHLALGFVLAHPGVTSALLGPRSMAQLDDLLAGAEVTLPDDVLDRIDAIVPPGTDTGTLDVAHQPPAVLQRELRRRPPLERAAA, encoded by the coding sequence ATGCGTTACCGCGTCCTCGGCAGGACCGGGATCAGGGTGAGCCCCTACGCTCTCGGCGCCATGATGTTCGGTGCCCTCGGCAACCCCGACCACGACGACTGCGTCCGCATCGTCCACCGGGCTCTGGACGCCGGCATCAACCTCATCGACACCTCCGACGTGTACGGGCACGGCGAGTCGGAGGAGATCGTCGGCCGGGCGCTGAAGGGCCGACGCGACGACGTCGTGCTCGCGACCAAGGCCCGCAGGCCGATGAGCGACGAGCCGAACCACCAGGGCGCGTCCCGGCGCTGGCTGGTTCGCGCGCTGGAGGACTCGCTGCGCCGCCTGGACACCGACCATGTGGACATCTACCAGATCCACCGCCCGGACCCCGACACGGACATCGAGGAGACGCTCGGGGCGCTCACCGACCTGCAGCGAGCCGGGAAGATCCGCACCTTCGGCACCTCGTGCATGCCGGCCTCCGACCTCGTCCGCGCCCACTGGGTCGCCGAGCGGCGCGGGCTCGCCCGGCCGCGGACCGAGCAGCCGGTGTACTCGATCCTCGACCGGGGCATCGAGCGCGAAGTGCTCCCGGTCGCGCGGGAGTTCGGCATGGGAACCCTGGTCTGGTCGCCGCTCGGCGGCGGGCTGCTGACCGGGCGCTACCGCAAGGGCCGGCAGGCCGCGACGCACCGCACCTCGACATACGACTTCGCGCACCTCAAGGACGAACGGCGGCTCGACGCCGTCGAACAGCTCATCCCGCTCGCCGAAGAGGCGGGCCTGCCGCTGACCCATCTGGCCCTGGGCTTCGTGCTCGCTCACCCCGGCGTCACCTCCGCGCTCCTCGGACCGCGGTCCATGGCCCAACTGGACGACCTGCTCGCGGGCGCCGAGGTCACGCTCCCGGACGACGTCCTGGACCGGATCGACGCCATCGTGCCGCCCGGCACGGACACGGGCACCCTCGACGTGGCCCACCAGCCGCCGGCCGTCCTCCAGCGGGAACTGCGCCGCCGGCCGCCGCTCGAACGCGCGGCGGCGTGA
- a CDS encoding P-loop domain-containing protein: MQQLDGAPYGRYRGLTGQWELGGGVVLEVVRGQADPYAPPARVAVRVPGERAGFPRELWDSPVRRRALAGYLVREAAREVSAERALQVDAGGQEVLDRNSCTVDAGDGAVTLRLGVALPGPHRRIDGRAARRLLCEVLPEVAERALCLAALDGGRVREFVAAVEDSAALRAALPGLGLVGFVADGASLPRRSGADDRPARGEGVVAFRSPEELRVSVELPHAGVVSGMGIPEGVTLIVGGGFHGKSTLLRALETGVWDHVPGDGRELAVSLADTVKIRAEDGRPVERVDVHAFVDHLPGGADTTDFSTANASGSTSQAASLCEAVESGARVLLIDEDTAATNLMIRDARMQALVAKEREPLTPLVDSVRSLHRDHGVSTVLVMGGSGDYLEVADRVVMMDAYRPYDVTGRAREIAAVPTGRRAEADSFPSLVARRVDPASVDSTAKGRTRVRARGTDYLVFGEHDIDLRAVAPLADASHVTGIGLALELLVRHGHLTRDRTLAEALDLLDTDFTTADPVAALRTVHDDDFAVPRRHEIAAALNRLRGMRVVR, translated from the coding sequence TTGCAGCAGCTCGACGGGGCGCCGTACGGGCGGTACCGGGGGCTGACCGGGCAGTGGGAGCTGGGCGGGGGTGTGGTGCTGGAGGTCGTGCGGGGGCAGGCGGATCCGTACGCGCCGCCGGCCCGGGTCGCCGTGCGGGTGCCGGGTGAACGGGCGGGGTTTCCGCGGGAGTTGTGGGACTCGCCGGTGCGGCGGCGGGCGCTCGCCGGGTATCTGGTGCGGGAGGCGGCCCGGGAGGTGTCGGCGGAGCGGGCGTTGCAGGTGGACGCGGGCGGGCAGGAGGTGCTGGACCGCAACTCGTGCACGGTGGACGCCGGGGACGGGGCGGTGACGTTGCGGCTCGGGGTGGCGTTGCCGGGGCCGCACCGGAGGATCGACGGGCGGGCGGCGCGGCGGCTGCTGTGCGAGGTGCTGCCGGAGGTCGCGGAGCGGGCGCTGTGCCTGGCGGCGCTGGACGGCGGGCGGGTGCGGGAGTTCGTGGCGGCGGTGGAGGACTCGGCGGCGTTGCGGGCGGCGTTGCCGGGGCTGGGGCTGGTCGGGTTCGTGGCCGACGGGGCGTCGCTGCCCCGGCGCAGCGGGGCGGACGACCGGCCGGCGCGGGGTGAGGGGGTGGTGGCGTTCCGGTCGCCGGAGGAGTTGCGGGTGAGTGTGGAGCTGCCGCACGCGGGGGTGGTGAGCGGGATGGGGATTCCCGAGGGGGTGACGTTGATCGTGGGCGGTGGGTTCCACGGGAAGTCGACGTTGCTGCGGGCGCTGGAGACGGGGGTGTGGGACCACGTTCCCGGGGACGGGCGGGAGCTGGCCGTGTCACTCGCGGACACGGTGAAGATCCGGGCGGAGGACGGGCGTCCGGTGGAGCGGGTGGACGTGCACGCGTTCGTCGATCACCTGCCGGGCGGGGCGGACACCACGGACTTCTCCACGGCCAACGCGTCCGGGTCGACCTCGCAGGCGGCGTCGCTGTGCGAGGCGGTGGAGAGCGGGGCGCGGGTGCTGCTGATCGACGAGGACACGGCGGCGACGAACCTGATGATCCGGGACGCGCGGATGCAGGCGCTGGTGGCGAAGGAGCGGGAGCCGCTGACGCCGCTGGTGGACTCGGTGCGCTCGCTGCACCGGGATCACGGGGTGTCGACCGTGCTGGTGATGGGCGGCAGCGGGGACTATCTCGAAGTCGCCGACCGGGTGGTGATGATGGACGCGTACCGGCCGTACGACGTGACCGGGCGGGCCCGGGAGATCGCGGCGGTGCCGACGGGGCGGCGGGCCGAGGCCGACTCGTTCCCCTCGCTCGTCGCACGGCGCGTCGACCCCGCGTCGGTCGACTCCACCGCCAAGGGGCGGACCCGCGTGCGCGCCCGGGGTACCGACTACCTCGTCTTCGGGGAGCACGACATCGACCTGCGCGCCGTCGCACCCCTCGCCGACGCGTCCCACGTCACCGGCATCGGCCTCGCCCTCGAACTCCTCGTCCGCCACGGCCACCTGACCCGGGACCGGACCCTCGCCGAAGCCCTCGACCTCCTCGACACCGACTTCACCACCGCCGACCCCGTCGCCGCCCTGCGCACCGTCCACGACGACGACTTCGCCGTCCCCCGCCGCCACGAGATCGCCGCCGCGCTGAACCGGCTGCGGGGGATGAGGGTGGTGCGGTGA
- a CDS encoding GNAT family N-acetyltransferase → MTTENAPTIRPRTPADTAACVQALAEVHHRDGYPVNWPADPGDWLCAASGLGAWTAELDGHLVGHVALTPSGEGDAAPALWGDPRATAVVSRLFVTPRARGHGIGALLLDRAAAEAHHRGLHPVLDVVTSDTAAAALYERLGWQHLATVEQHWSRAQTVTVHCYAGPGAR, encoded by the coding sequence GTGACCACCGAGAACGCCCCCACGATCCGCCCCCGCACCCCCGCCGACACCGCCGCCTGTGTCCAGGCCCTCGCCGAGGTCCACCACCGCGACGGCTACCCCGTCAACTGGCCCGCCGACCCCGGCGACTGGCTGTGCGCGGCGTCCGGACTCGGTGCCTGGACCGCCGAGCTCGACGGTCACCTCGTCGGCCACGTCGCCCTGACTCCGAGCGGCGAGGGCGACGCGGCCCCGGCCCTGTGGGGCGACCCGCGCGCCACAGCCGTCGTCAGCCGTCTCTTCGTCACCCCGCGGGCCCGGGGCCACGGCATCGGCGCGCTCCTCCTCGACCGCGCCGCCGCCGAGGCCCACCACCGCGGCCTGCACCCCGTCCTCGACGTCGTCACCTCCGACACCGCCGCGGCGGCCCTCTACGAACGCCTGGGCTGGCAGCACCTGGCCACCGTCGAACAGCACTGGAGCCGGGCCCAGACGGTCACCGTGCACTGCTATGCGGGGCCCGGGGCGCGCTAG
- a CDS encoding AraC family transcriptional regulator, whose amino-acid sequence MTTDRLSEALDLVEIRGVLTGGIAARGGWRLRASLSAPVKFFAVVSGRARLTTDGIDEPVDLVAGDVAILTGRSWLAFEAGAEPRREVRPETDFSTDHFASADRDADDIVIGGSVGLNSAGSTLLLESLPPLAHVRSAGDDDRLFAALLRLFDEATTQRPGSAFAARQYSQLFLLELLRSYVDQTPLPSGWLRLLVDERLRPALDLLHGRPGCPWGLEELARAAAMSRTTFAERFREAAGVPPLTYLGQWRMLLAQRALRDGDARVAALAEELGYSSESAFSTAFKRVVGESPLRYRARVRQDVTERVRIETP is encoded by the coding sequence ATGACCACCGACCGACTCTCCGAAGCACTCGATCTGGTCGAGATCCGCGGCGTCCTCACGGGCGGCATCGCGGCTCGCGGCGGATGGCGGCTGCGCGCATCGCTCTCCGCCCCGGTCAAGTTCTTCGCAGTCGTCAGCGGTCGGGCCCGCCTGACCACCGACGGGATCGACGAACCGGTCGACCTCGTGGCGGGTGACGTGGCGATCCTCACCGGGCGCTCCTGGCTCGCGTTCGAGGCCGGCGCGGAACCCCGCCGGGAGGTACGGCCGGAAACCGACTTCTCCACCGACCACTTCGCGTCCGCGGACCGCGACGCCGACGACATCGTGATCGGCGGCAGCGTCGGTCTGAACTCGGCCGGAAGCACGCTCCTCCTGGAATCGCTGCCGCCGCTGGCACACGTCAGGTCGGCCGGTGACGACGACCGGCTGTTCGCCGCCCTGTTGCGCCTGTTCGACGAGGCGACCACGCAGCGGCCCGGCTCTGCCTTCGCGGCCCGGCAGTACAGTCAGCTCTTCCTGCTGGAGCTGTTGCGGTCCTATGTCGACCAGACCCCGCTGCCCTCCGGCTGGCTGCGGCTGCTCGTCGACGAACGTCTGCGCCCCGCCCTCGACCTGCTGCACGGCCGCCCCGGGTGCCCCTGGGGGCTGGAGGAGTTGGCGCGAGCCGCCGCGATGTCCCGGACGACCTTCGCCGAGCGGTTCCGGGAGGCGGCCGGTGTGCCACCGCTGACCTACCTGGGACAGTGGCGCATGCTGCTCGCCCAGCGCGCGCTCCGGGACGGTGACGCCCGCGTCGCGGCGCTCGCCGAGGAGTTGGGCTACAGCTCGGAGAGCGCATTCAGCACGGCGTTCAAACGGGTCGTCGGCGAGTCGCCGCTGCGCTACCGGGCCCGCGTGCGCCAGGACGTCACCGAGCGCGTCCGAATCGAGACGCCGTGA